One genomic segment of Helianthus annuus cultivar XRQ/B chromosome 14, HanXRQr2.0-SUNRISE, whole genome shotgun sequence includes these proteins:
- the LOC110907628 gene encoding uncharacterized protein LOC110907628 yields MYNLSWDKFVELVKDTYCPQHEVEKVETDFLTLVMKDLDCRSYVTSFNSMSRLVPYLVTPEPKRIARFIGGLAPEIKGNVKASKPTSYRSVVDLSLSLTLDVIRSKSKKTTEDGKRKREDGQSHQSNKKKKGNSSQEGEKGHIKTNCPKNTKKPDEAKKTNARVFQMNAREAVNDDKVITGADKSFVDHKFSKLLNLPIKTLDIKYEVELADGILETASTLLDGCFISIKNHSIPLSLLPMKLAGFDVVLGMD; encoded by the exons ATGTATAACCTTTCTTGGGATAAGTTTGTTGAACTCGTCAAAGATACTTATTGTCCacagcatgaggtggaaaagGTGGAAACTGATTTCCTCACTCTGGTTATGAAAGATCTGGATTGTAGATCCTATGTTACCAGTTTTAACTCCATGTCCCGACTCGTTCCGTATCTGGTCACTCCAGAGCCTAAGCGCATTGCGCGCTTCATTGGTGGTTTAGCCCCTGAAATCAAGGGGAATGTCAAGGCTTCTAAGCCTACTTCTTATAGATCAGTTGTAGATCTATCCCTGTCACTTACTCTGGATGTTATAAGGAGTAAGTCAAAGAAAACCACTGAGGATGGGAAGAGGAAGAGAGAGGATGGCCAGTCCCACCAGTCAAACAAGAAGAAGAAAGGAAATTCTTCTCAAGAAGG tgaaaaagggcacatcaaaacgAACTGCCCAAAGAACACCAAGAAGCCTGATGAGGCgaaaaagaccaatgctagggtgtTTCAGATGAACGCCAGGGAGGCGGTGAATGATGATAAAGttataacag gtgctgataagtcgtttgtagaccATAAATTTAGTAAATTACTGAATCTGCCTATTAAAACTCTAGACATTAAATATGAGGTAGAACTCGCAGATGGTATCTTAGAAACCgcttcaactcttcttgatggatgctttatatccattaagaatcattcaATTCCACTATCTCTtttgccaatgaaattggctgggtttgatgtagttttaggcatggattag